TTTATGGAGGGGATCCTGATCTGTGGATAAAGCTGGCCAATTCCATTAAACTCAAATTATATAATCAGATCAGGCTTACTACAGATGTTTCTGCCAAAGTAAATGCATTGATTACAGATGGTAATCTGATTAGCAGTGCGGACGAAAGCTTTATGCTGCTATACGGATCCAGTGCATCACCTGACGACAGAAACCCCGGCTACAGCGAATATTATGCAACACAGAAATCGCATTACCAGAGTCCCTGGTTTTATGAAATATTAAAGGGATTGAATAAGAAATTGTTTACCGGTATCGAAGATCCGCGTATTCCATATTATTTCTTTAATCAGAACGACCCAACAGCAGCGGCACAGAACGGAACCGATTACCGCAATAATGGATTTATATCTATTCTGTTTGGTTCTGTAGGTCCCAACAGGGATAAATCGCAGGATAATAGTATGACGGTATTTGGCATATATCCGGTAGGTGGCCGTTATGATGATGGTAAACCCCAGGTTGTAAATGCTGCCAGTGGAACAGGGGCAGCGCCTTTACGATTGCTTACCTACGCAGATGTGCTCTATACCAAAGCTGAGTTAATGAATGCCGGTATAGTTGCCGGTGATGCAAAGGCCACCCTGGAAGAAGCATTGAACGAATCATTTGCACAGGTAGATTTTGTGGTAAGCCGTGCTAAAGGGGCGCAATCAGTACCGGCTATTGTTGGTGCGAAGAGTGATGCTTATATCAACAAGATATTGGCGTATTATGACAGCCGTCCAACCACTGCTGCAAAGCTGGAAGTAATTATGACAGAAAAATGGATACAGAGTTTCGGATTCAGTGGTGATCAGTATACAGACTATCGTCGTACAGGCTATCCCGTTATATTTAATCCGAATGATGCATCACAGGCGCCTGGTGGATTTTTCCAACCACCTATCAATGGTGATCCCAGTATATCCGGTAGCCAGGCTGCTGTTAAGGTAGTGCTGGGAAGAAAATATCCTTTGTCATTACCATGGCCTACCAATGAACTGAACGTAAATCCGAATGCGCCACCGCAGAAGGCGCCGGATACTACACCGGTATTTTGGGATAAATAAAAACAGCATCATTGCAATTAAAAAAAGAATGTATGAAGAAATTAACCAGTTTTATCATAATAGTTGCAGGGATATGCGTGTTTTATGCGTGCCGTAAAAACGATAATCCCAAGCTACCGGAGGGAATAGATCAAGGTTTGTTCCCGCAGTTGGTACAGAGCGATAGCGGAGATGTACTCATCCAGGATGTGTCTAAATTTGCATCCAGTTTTTCTGTCGATGTTTATTTCAAAGATGGCCCCAAACCCAAGAAAATGGATATACGGGTTGTGTATAATGATAATTATACCAATGTAAAAACACTACAGGCGGATGTTACTTCTTTCCCCGCAACGATCAATGTTACAGGGCCGCAACTGGCACAGCTTTTCGGCAAAACCCCGGATCAGGTAGAAG
The Chitinophaga sp. MM2321 DNA segment above includes these coding regions:
- a CDS encoding SusD/RagB family nutrient-binding outer membrane lipoprotein is translated as MKRLSYIFLVTGALLVSCTKNFLDINTDPNNPTKASLSQLLPASEQGLSYAMGFTNDARGARGLTEVLSVYVHQVTVRESQDQYGATGSQFDINNSWSDFYSAQSVASSADYIGTLENLEVLLAQAQSQENHIYAGIARILKAYGYSQFVDAFADIPYSEANKFATAGIRYPKFDKGQDIYPQLFIQLDSAIADLSATSGNSLKPGADDLFYGGDPDLWIKLANSIKLKLYNQIRLTTDVSAKVNALITDGNLISSADESFMLLYGSSASPDDRNPGYSEYYATQKSHYQSPWFYEILKGLNKKLFTGIEDPRIPYYFFNQNDPTAAAQNGTDYRNNGFISILFGSVGPNRDKSQDNSMTVFGIYPVGGRYDDGKPQVVNAASGTGAAPLRLLTYADVLYTKAELMNAGIVAGDAKATLEEALNESFAQVDFVVSRAKGAQSVPAIVGAKSDAYINKILAYYDSRPTTAAKLEVIMTEKWIQSFGFSGDQYTDYRRTGYPVIFNPNDASQAPGGFFQPPINGDPSISGSQAAVKVVLGRKYPLSLPWPTNELNVNPNAPPQKAPDTTPVFWDK